One Paracoccaceae bacterium genomic region harbors:
- a CDS encoding sugar phosphate isomerase/epimerase → MNLFDRIGMDVGRSLPVEDAIRWAAANQVRFLDVQTDLAPNALATMQDRSAGIRALCAETGVTLGLHTLSGVNIAEVSPFVTEAADAYLRAYIDLAVTTGAEWVIVHAGYHFTADYKARRLAGLERLKRAVGYAEERGVLLLLENTNREPDHAEVHYLCASLEECQWYFSELTSPNLGMAFTANHAHLYPEDVAGFVDGLDLRRCREVRLADCHGTVEEHLNPGEGTMDWPDMFRRIEAAGFTGHYMNQFGTLDDMLEGRRYLVEQALTVGVA, encoded by the coding sequence ATGAACCTTTTCGACCGGATCGGCATGGATGTCGGCAGGTCGCTGCCGGTCGAGGATGCGATCCGCTGGGCGGCCGCCAATCAGGTGCGTTTCCTGGACGTGCAGACCGATCTTGCGCCGAACGCGCTGGCGACGATGCAGGACCGCAGCGCCGGTATCCGGGCGCTATGCGCCGAGACAGGCGTGACGCTGGGGCTTCATACGCTGTCGGGGGTGAACATCGCCGAAGTGTCGCCGTTCGTCACCGAAGCTGCCGATGCCTACCTGCGTGCCTATATCGACCTCGCGGTGACCACCGGGGCCGAATGGGTCATCGTGCATGCGGGCTATCACTTTACCGCCGACTACAAGGCCCGGCGCCTTGCCGGGCTGGAGCGACTGAAGCGCGCGGTCGGCTATGCCGAGGAACGTGGCGTGCTGCTTCTGCTGGAGAACACCAACCGCGAGCCGGACCATGCCGAGGTGCATTACCTCTGCGCGTCACTGGAGGAATGCCAGTGGTATTTCAGCGAACTGACCTCGCCCAACCTGGGCATGGCCTTTACCGCGAACCACGCGCATCTCTACCCCGAGGATGTGGCGGGGTTCGTCGACGGTCTCGACCTGCGGCGTTGCCGCGAGGTGCGGCTGGCGGATTGCCATGGCACCGTCGAGGAACACCTGAACCCCGGCGAGGGCACCATGGACTGGCCCGATATGTTCCGGCGGATCGAGGCGGCAGGCTTTACCGGCCACTACATGAACCAGTTCGGCACGCTGGACGACATGCTGGAAGGGCGCCGCTATCTGGTGGAACAGGCGCTCACGGTCGGGGTCGCTTGA
- a CDS encoding class I SAM-dependent methyltransferase produces MSNSGYQANDGAAYERFIGRWSRRVADRIAETIPLPGDGPVLDVGCGTGSVTAALAARYPGRALVGVDVAEPYLAFARGRTDQPGVAFQRMDALELDFPDGRFDAAIALIALNFMSDPLRAARQMVRVVRPGGMVVTAAWDFRGGLVYQRLLWDTAAGIDPVAASTRDRIFANPLAKPDGMPDLLRAAGLTDVERRSETVRMDFADFDDYWQPLLGGQGPVGGYVAALEPALRERVAQAVRMAYLSGDTDGPRSLTATAWVVTGRVAK; encoded by the coding sequence ATGTCGAACTCGGGCTATCAGGCCAACGACGGCGCGGCCTATGAGCGTTTCATCGGCCGGTGGAGCCGCCGCGTCGCCGACCGCATCGCCGAGACCATTCCCCTGCCGGGCGATGGACCGGTGTTGGACGTCGGCTGCGGCACCGGCAGCGTGACGGCGGCACTGGCCGCACGCTACCCCGGCCGTGCGTTGGTTGGCGTCGATGTGGCCGAACCCTATCTGGCCTTCGCACGCGGGCGCACGGACCAGCCTGGCGTCGCGTTCCAGCGGATGGACGCGCTGGAACTGGACTTTCCCGATGGCCGCTTCGACGCCGCCATCGCCCTGATCGCCCTGAACTTCATGAGCGATCCCCTGCGCGCGGCCCGCCAGATGGTGCGCGTGGTTCGGCCCGGCGGCATGGTGGTGACCGCAGCCTGGGATTTCCGGGGAGGACTGGTCTATCAGCGGCTGCTCTGGGACACGGCGGCAGGCATCGACCCGGTGGCGGCGTCGACGCGCGACAGGATCTTTGCCAATCCGCTCGCCAAGCCCGACGGCATGCCGGATCTGCTGCGCGCGGCGGGGCTGACGGATGTTGAGCGGCGGTCCGAGACGGTGCGGATGGACTTTGCCGATTTCGACGACTACTGGCAGCCGCTTCTCGGCGGGCAGGGGCCGGTCGGCGGATATGTGGCGGCGCTGGAACCCGCCCTGCGCGAACGCGTCGCTCAGGCCGTGCGCATGGCCTATCTGTCGGGCGATACCGACGGGCCGCGCTCGCTGACCGCGACTGCCTGGGTGGTGACCGGACGGGTTGCGAAATAG
- a CDS encoding TRAP transporter large permease, whose product MIPLISIGVLLLLLVLGTPMVAALLLAVAMNFVLGGQWSLMVPQTMVSGVSQFTLIALPLFVLAGTVMNAGGISGRLFDFARALVGWMRGGLAQVNVLTSMFFGGMIGSSTADLAGSGSILIPAMEKEGYSPEISAAISASSSGIGPLIPPSSPMILYSAVTGTSLGALFLAGLIPGILLGLTFMLQIAILAAFRGWRRHGSLSALEILRSGKRAILAFGMPAIIVGGLVLGVFTPSEGGAFAVIYAIFLSMVVYRSLNVRGLYQVFVGALMMTGELLIIVSLSFALGASLSSAQVPQALAGIVEVLTPGDGMFMRLMVLMVLAIIAGMFLDPLIPVLVPVILPALLIHDVDLLHFGVLMVMAVVIGQLTPPMAIALIITGRIARTDQLRVFVANLPFFVTILVFTILLMAFPQLATWLPSLMR is encoded by the coding sequence ATCATTCCCCTTATTTCCATCGGCGTCCTGTTGCTGCTGCTCGTGCTCGGGACGCCGATGGTGGCCGCTCTGCTGCTGGCTGTCGCGATGAACTTCGTTCTTGGCGGACAATGGAGCCTGATGGTCCCGCAGACCATGGTATCCGGCGTCAGCCAGTTCACCCTGATCGCGCTGCCGCTGTTCGTGCTTGCCGGAACGGTGATGAACGCAGGCGGCATCTCGGGGCGCCTGTTCGACTTTGCGCGGGCGCTGGTGGGGTGGATGCGGGGCGGGCTGGCACAGGTCAACGTGCTGACTAGCATGTTCTTCGGCGGCATGATCGGATCCTCAACCGCCGACCTTGCGGGATCGGGCTCGATCCTGATCCCCGCGATGGAGAAGGAGGGGTATTCGCCCGAAATCTCGGCGGCGATCAGCGCATCTTCTTCGGGGATCGGCCCGCTGATCCCGCCGTCATCGCCGATGATCCTGTATTCGGCCGTCACTGGCACCTCGCTGGGGGCGCTGTTCCTGGCGGGACTGATCCCGGGGATCCTGCTGGGCCTGACCTTCATGCTGCAGATCGCGATCCTTGCGGCATTCCGTGGCTGGCGCCGCCATGGCAGCCTGTCCGCGCTGGAAATCCTGCGCAGCGGCAAGCGCGCCATCCTGGCGTTCGGGATGCCCGCCATCATCGTCGGCGGGCTGGTCCTGGGGGTCTTTACCCCTTCCGAAGGCGGCGCCTTCGCCGTGATCTATGCAATCTTCCTGTCGATGGTGGTCTACCGGTCGCTGAATGTTCGCGGGCTCTATCAGGTCTTTGTCGGCGCCCTGATGATGACCGGCGAGCTTCTGATCATCGTCAGCCTGTCCTTTGCGCTGGGCGCCAGCCTGTCGAGCGCGCAGGTGCCGCAGGCGCTGGCGGGCATTGTCGAGGTTCTGACCCCCGGTGACGGCATGTTCATGCGCCTGATGGTGCTGATGGTGCTGGCGATCATCGCAGGGATGTTCCTCGATCCGCTGATCCCGGTGCTGGTCCCGGTGATCCTGCCCGCGCTGCTGATCCATGATGTCGACCTGCTGCATTTCGGTGTGCTGATGGTCATGGCGGTGGTGATCGGCCAGCTGACGCCACCAATGGCCATCGCGCTGATCATCACCGGGCGCATCGCGCGGACCGACCAGTTGCGCGTGTTCGTGGCGAACCTGCCGTTCTTCGTGACGATTCTCGTGTTCACCATCCTTCTGATGGCGTTCCCGCAACTTGCAACCTGGCTGCCCTCGCTGATGCGCTAG
- a CDS encoding TRAP transporter small permease has product MSQPPRAEESGADLAHQVDAASRAIDVFDHDAGKGRIDRAVNKAAEVAGVAVLLSIVLLVFGNAVSRYIVGRALIWSDELVLAMLPWLGMLGMFLSIRRRQIIRIDFLSTRLSDGPRRVLGYLTELLAAGAFLWLAVAGFQYVQFFGTDRTIYLQIQKGWFQAALMIGPLLAALAYVMLVVEDMRGGGRSRR; this is encoded by the coding sequence ATGTCCCAGCCCCCCCGAGCCGAAGAATCCGGCGCCGATCTTGCGCATCAGGTGGATGCAGCCAGCCGCGCGATCGATGTCTTCGATCACGACGCGGGCAAGGGTCGGATCGACCGCGCCGTCAACAAGGCGGCCGAGGTCGCGGGTGTGGCCGTGCTGCTGTCGATCGTGCTGCTTGTGTTCGGCAATGCGGTATCGCGCTACATCGTCGGCCGCGCCCTGATCTGGAGCGATGAACTGGTTCTGGCGATGCTGCCGTGGCTGGGAATGCTGGGCATGTTCCTGTCGATCCGCAGGCGCCAGATCATCCGGATCGATTTCCTCTCGACGCGACTGTCCGACGGACCGCGCCGCGTCCTGGGCTATCTGACCGAACTGCTTGCCGCCGGGGCCTTCCTGTGGCTTGCGGTCGCCGGTTTCCAGTATGTCCAGTTCTTCGGCACCGATCGCACCATCTATCTGCAGATCCAGAAGGGATGGTTCCAGGCTGCCCTGATGATCGGTCCCCTGCTCGCCGCGCTGGCCTATGTCATGCTTGTGGTCGAGGACATGCGGGGCGGCGGCAGGTCACGCCGCTGA
- a CDS encoding TRAP transporter substrate-binding protein, with amino-acid sequence MTMFRSLKGAAGAFALAALAALPAPALAQTLTLRISGENPLTGLDIQMAERFGQNLEAALGDAFEHELFHTQALGNEEVHMQMIRTGQIDVYPMGSDAVSLDSKWAVFDMPFLFSDRETVARLLDGEIGQAMRESMRASAGVEVLAFGELGFRNITNNVRPVVVPADLQGIKLRVPGSKARILAFSTFGAQPVSMNMGELYLGLQQGTVDGQENPLLAIKNRSFFEVQKYMSLSRHVYSPVTLVMNARKYDSLTEEQKAAVKAAAQEAAVYTRNLGTEADAALVSELSASMEVNEIDLEAFKAAAVPIWTAVGEMAGADFAAQVVAAASN; translated from the coding sequence ATGACCATGTTCAGAAGCCTGAAAGGTGCGGCCGGTGCCTTCGCCCTGGCCGCCCTTGCTGCCCTGCCTGCCCCGGCGCTTGCGCAGACCCTGACGCTGCGGATTTCGGGCGAGAACCCGCTTACCGGGCTGGATATCCAGATGGCCGAACGTTTCGGCCAGAACCTGGAGGCCGCCCTCGGCGATGCTTTCGAGCACGAGCTGTTCCATACGCAGGCGCTCGGAAACGAAGAAGTCCACATGCAGATGATCCGCACGGGTCAGATCGACGTCTACCCGATGGGATCGGATGCCGTGTCGCTTGACAGCAAGTGGGCAGTCTTCGACATGCCGTTCCTGTTCAGCGATCGCGAGACGGTCGCACGCCTTCTGGACGGCGAGATCGGCCAGGCAATGCGGGAATCGATGCGCGCCTCGGCGGGCGTCGAGGTTCTGGCGTTCGGTGAACTCGGCTTCCGCAACATCACCAACAACGTGCGCCCGGTCGTCGTCCCCGCCGACCTTCAGGGGATCAAGCTGCGCGTGCCGGGCAGCAAGGCGCGCATTCTCGCCTTCTCGACCTTCGGCGCGCAGCCGGTGTCGATGAACATGGGCGAGCTGTATCTCGGCCTGCAGCAGGGTACCGTGGATGGTCAGGAGAACCCCTTGCTGGCCATCAAGAACCGGTCGTTCTTCGAAGTGCAGAAATACATGTCGCTTTCGCGCCACGTGTATTCGCCGGTCACGCTGGTGATGAACGCGCGCAAGTATGACTCGCTGACCGAGGAACAGAAGGCGGCGGTCAAGGCCGCGGCACAGGAGGCGGCCGTCTACACCCGCAACCTGGGCACCGAGGCGGATGCGGCTTTGGTCAGCGAACTGAGCGCCAGCATGGAAGTGAACGAGATCGACCTTGAGGCGTTCAAGGCGGCCGCCGTTCCGATCTGGACCGCGGTGGGCGAGATGGCCGGGGCGGACTTCGCCGCGCAGGTGGTTGCTGCCGCTTCGAACTGA
- a CDS encoding mandelate racemase/muconate lactonizing enzyme family protein has protein sequence MKIVEVRASVHVFDTVLPLVGKPAGDSVRIICEVETDAGHVGVGMASRFLPHAVAAAVTRHLGPAVMGADPRDLERIHGRLHTLVSERGQTIGINLSALSCIDLALWDIIGKASGRTVAQLLGGHKDHAEAYCTFGFGAFDRDQLVAVARDLQAQGHRRFKMLVGVAKGGIHEDAARVRHVRAALGPEVTLAIDANESLSLDQAMRLCALLDGQDIAWFEDPVHRNDPRDMAMLRRRTTIPLSAGQMDGHSDRFRAFVEHDAIDIFMPNSLYNGGLTETRRVAHLAQIYNRPLSDAGGGGIFSLHHVAGFRNGTLAECHLGVDQVERSIFVAVPHVQDGRLAVPAAPGFGVTLNRDAMRDTMRAG, from the coding sequence ATGAAGATCGTCGAGGTCCGGGCCAGCGTCCATGTGTTCGACACCGTCCTGCCACTGGTGGGGAAACCCGCGGGCGATTCCGTCCGCATCATCTGCGAAGTCGAGACCGACGCGGGCCATGTCGGTGTCGGCATGGCCTCGCGCTTTCTGCCGCATGCCGTCGCGGCGGCGGTGACCCGCCACCTGGGCCCCGCCGTGATGGGCGCCGACCCGCGCGACCTGGAGCGGATACACGGCCGCCTGCACACCCTCGTGTCCGAACGCGGCCAGACCATCGGGATCAACCTGTCCGCGCTGTCCTGCATCGACCTTGCCCTGTGGGACATCATCGGCAAGGCGTCCGGCCGCACGGTGGCGCAGCTGCTGGGGGGGCACAAGGACCATGCCGAGGCGTATTGCACCTTCGGTTTCGGTGCCTTCGACCGGGATCAGCTGGTTGCCGTTGCGCGCGACCTGCAGGCTCAGGGTCATCGCCGGTTCAAGATGCTGGTCGGGGTGGCGAAGGGCGGAATCCACGAGGATGCGGCGCGCGTGCGCCATGTGCGGGCGGCCCTCGGCCCCGAGGTGACGCTGGCGATCGACGCCAATGAAAGCCTGTCGCTGGATCAGGCGATGCGTCTCTGCGCGCTGCTGGACGGTCAGGACATCGCCTGGTTCGAGGATCCGGTGCATCGCAACGACCCGCGCGACATGGCCATGCTGCGCCGGCGCACTACGATCCCGCTGTCGGCGGGGCAGATGGACGGCCATTCCGACCGGTTCCGTGCCTTTGTCGAACATGACGCGATCGACATCTTCATGCCGAACAGCCTGTACAATGGTGGACTGACCGAGACGCGCCGGGTGGCGCATCTGGCCCAGATCTACAACCGGCCCCTGTCTGACGCGGGCGGCGGCGGGATATTCTCGCTGCACCATGTTGCGGGGTTCCGCAATGGCACGCTGGCAGAGTGCCACCTGGGCGTCGACCAGGTCGAGCGCAGCATATTTGTCGCTGTGCCGCATGTTCAGGACGGTCGGCTTGCCGTGCCTGCGGCGCCCGGCTTTGGCGTGACACTGAACCGCGATGCGATGCGCGACACGATGCGCGCCGGCTGA
- a CDS encoding aminotransferase class V-fold PLP-dependent enzyme — protein sequence MHHPGRHFLQIPGPSNTPLPILAALAMPTIDHRGPEFGKLGTEVLAGIRTVFRTEQPVVIYPASGTGAWEAALVNTLSPGDHVLMYQTGWFASLWCKMAAKLGIEAEVMAGDWRSGVEAERIGARLAEDRAHAIKAVCVVHNETSTGVTSDIAALRRAMDAAGHPALLLVDTISSLGSVDYRHDEWGVDVTVGGSQKGLMLPPGLSFNAVSQKARAAAAKARLPRAFWEWEDMIAANARGYFPYTPATNMLQALKVALDMLQDEGMDNVFDRHRRAAEATRAAVRHWGFETQCRVEAEHSPVLTAVRLPEGHSADALRAEILARSNMSLGNGLGPLNDRVFRIGHLGDFHDLMVTGTISGVEMGLAACGIPHRPGGVEAAMQSLSGNGPPVQEAAE from the coding sequence ATGCATCATCCCGGACGACATTTCCTTCAGATCCCAGGCCCGTCTAACACGCCGCTTCCGATCCTTGCCGCGCTGGCGATGCCGACGATCGACCATCGCGGGCCGGAGTTCGGAAAGCTTGGGACCGAGGTTCTGGCCGGCATACGCACGGTGTTCCGCACCGAGCAGCCTGTCGTCATCTATCCCGCCTCGGGCACCGGCGCGTGGGAGGCGGCGCTCGTCAACACCCTGTCGCCGGGTGACCACGTCCTGATGTACCAGACCGGCTGGTTTGCGTCGCTCTGGTGCAAGATGGCGGCCAAGCTGGGGATCGAGGCCGAGGTGATGGCCGGCGACTGGCGTTCGGGCGTCGAAGCCGAACGGATCGGCGCGCGCCTCGCCGAGGACCGTGCCCATGCGATCAAGGCCGTTTGCGTGGTCCACAACGAGACATCCACCGGCGTCACCTCGGACATCGCGGCGCTGCGGCGGGCGATGGATGCGGCGGGCCATCCGGCGTTGCTGCTGGTCGACACGATCTCGTCCCTGGGGTCCGTGGACTATCGGCATGACGAATGGGGTGTCGACGTGACGGTGGGCGGATCGCAGAAGGGGCTGATGCTGCCGCCCGGCCTTTCCTTCAACGCAGTATCGCAGAAGGCACGTGCCGCCGCGGCGAAGGCCCGCCTGCCGCGGGCCTTCTGGGAATGGGAGGACATGATCGCCGCCAATGCGCGGGGGTATTTCCCCTATACCCCGGCCACCAACATGCTGCAGGCGCTGAAGGTCGCGCTGGACATGCTGCAGGACGAAGGCATGGACAACGTCTTTGATCGGCACCGCAGGGCCGCCGAGGCGACCCGTGCCGCCGTGCGTCACTGGGGTTTCGAGACGCAGTGCAGGGTCGAGGCCGAGCATTCGCCCGTCCTGACCGCCGTGCGCCTGCCCGAGGGCCATTCCGCCGACGCGCTGCGGGCCGAGATCCTCGCACGCTCGAACATGTCGCTGGGCAACGGACTGGGGCCGCTGAACGACCGCGTGTTCCGTATCGGCCATCTGGGCGACTTCCACGACCTGATGGTGACGGGAACGATCTCGGGCGTGGAGATGGGGCTGGCCGCCTGCGGCATCCCGCACCGACCGGGCGGGGTCGAGGCGGCGATGCAATCGCTGTCGGGCAACGGGCCACCCGTGCAGGAGGCGGCGGAATGA